Below is a genomic region from Flavobacterium ginsengisoli.
CAGATCAGTTTAAAGGAAAAGTTACAAAAGACAATGTACAGCCTTTAATGATGCGTTCTTTATATAGCATTGGAGATATTAGAATTGTATTTCCAGAGCCTCCAATGAAAGGAAAAGTAGAGTACGAATCAAATAATGATTTTAAAGCAAAATCTCATACTGACGCTTTAGTGGTTAAAGTAAAGGCTGAAGGCCAAGAAAAAGAAGTAATGGTTTTTGGTTCTAAAGGTCAGGTTGGAGAAGCTAAAACAGTTAAAATTGGTAATATAGAATATTCTTTATTCTACGGAAGTAAAGCTTACATTTTACCATTTAAAGTTCGTTTGAACGATTTTATTGCTGACAAATATCCAGGAACAGAAAAAAGTTATTCTGCTTTTAAAAGTAAAGTAACTGTTCAGGACTCTACAGAAACTTTTGATGCAGATATTTTTATGAACCACGTTTTAGATTACAAAGGATTCCGTTTCTTCCAGTCTTCATTTGATCCAGACGAAAAAGGAACTGTTTTATCTGTAAATCACGATTTCTGGGGAACAAACATTACTTATTTCGGATATTTCCTTTTATATATTGGTTTAATGGCAATTATGTTTACTAAACATTCTCGTTTTGGTGATTTGAAACGTAAACTTGAAGCTATTCAAAAGAAAAAAGAAAAATTGATTACGATTCTGATTCTGATGATTAGTTTAACTGGTTTTGCGCAGCAGAGTCCACATGTTCATTCTCATGATCACGATCACGCGCATTCTGCAGATCCAAATGATCATGCGAATCACGTAACAGCACCACCAAGTAAAAAACAGTTAGATTCGTTATTAAGTATATATAAAGCACCAGAATCTCATGCGAGCAAAATTTGGACGTTTGATTATTCAGGATGCTGGAGGTAGAATGAAGCCAATTAATACGTTTTCATCTGAATTGCTTAGAAAAGTAAGTCATAGTGATACGTATAACGGAATGAATTCAGATCAGGTATTCTTGTCTATGACACAATACGCACAAGTTTGGATTCAGATTCCATTAATATATATTAAATCTGGAAATGATAGTATCCGTAAGATTATCGGAATTGATTCTAAAGATCAATACGCTCCTTTTGTAAAATTCTTTGACGAACAAGGAAACTACAAATTATCTCCATATTTAGATGCAGCTTACAAAGCCGCAAATCCAAATAATTTCGAGAAAGATTTTGTTGAAACCGATAAAAAGGTAAACTTAATGGAATCAGCATTGAGCGGAAGCATTTTGAAAATCTTCCCAGTTCCGAATGATCCAAATCATAAATGGGTTTCTTATTTAGAACGTGAAAGTGCAGGTTTTAAAGGAATGGATTCTACTTACGTAAAACAAATTCTGCCATTATACTTTAGCGCGCTAAATAATGGTTCTATCCAGAAAAACTTTGATACAGCCGATAACTTGGTGGAAAGCATTAATGGTTTCCAAAAGAAATTTGGAGCAAAAGTAAGACCAAGCGAAGATAAAATTGATGCCGAGATTGCTTACAACAAATATGATGTTTTCAAAGTATTGCCATATTGGTACATTACAGCATCTATCTTTATGTTGATGTTTACGATTCTTAATATTTTTTTCGAGAAAAAATGGCTAAGATTTACTGTAAACGGTTTTCATATTATTATCGGATTATTGTTTGCACTTCATACCGTTGGATTAATTGCGCGTTGGTATATTTCGGGTCACGCACCTTGGAGTAACGCGTACGAATCTATTGTATATGTAGCTTGGTCTACGATGTTCTTTGGATTGGCTTTTGATAGAAAATCGAAACTTACAGTAGCTTCATCTGCATTTGTTACAGCAATGATCTTAATGGCGGCATACATGAACTGGATCGATCCAGAAATTGCAAACTTACAGCCAGTTCTTAATTCGTATTGGTTAATGATTCACGTAGCAGTTATCGTAGCTAGTTATGGTCCGACTGCGTTAGGAATGATTTTAGGTTTTGTTGCTCTATTATTGATTTTCTTTACAAATGATAAAAATAAAGCCAAAATGGATTTGCATATTAAAGAAGTAAGTTACATTAACGAAATGGCTCTGACTATTGGCCTTATCATGCTAACAATTGGAAACTTCTTAGGTGGACAATGGGCAAACGAAAGTTGGGGACGTTACTGGGGATGGGATCCAAAAGAAACTTGGGCTTTAATCTCGATTATGATTTATGCTTTTGTAATTCACGCTCGTTTTGTTCCAGCCTTAAGAGGAAAATGGTTCTTTAACTTAATGAGTATGTATGCTTTTGTTTCAATCTTGTTTACGTACTATGGAGTAAACTTCCACTTAGTAGGTTTACACTCTTATGCAAGTGGAGAAGCACATTCATTAAACTGGATTTACTATTGCTTGATTACAATTTCTATAATTGGAGCGGTAACCTATCCAAAGTACCGTAAATACTATAAAACTAAAAAAGTTAAGAAATAAATAATTTACAATAATTATTAATTCATAAAAAAGGTTCAACATGATGTTGAACCTTTTTTTATATCAAATTTTAAAGTTTGCCAAAGAGGAGAAGTACAATAGCAGTTATTAGAAAAAAGCAAATTAGAAAAATAAGATGACTCAACAGAGTTAAGAAAAATGCTTTGATTTTAGACATTTTATTAAAAAACTGCATATTTGTCCAAAAGATTAAAATAATGCCAATAACATACATTACATTGTTGTACTGTGCTATATGTGAAGTATGATTTAGAAAAATCAATACCGGCATTGTTACTAATTGTACAGATATTCTTTGAGCCGCCTTAAAAGTATTGAGTACAAATAGTTCAACAAAATTATACCCCTGTTTTCTAAAAACAAGATAAGTGCCAATAGTATAAATAGGAATTGAGCCTACTGTAACCCAAGAAAAATGTGTGGCAAACCATTCGTTTATATAATCAGAATCGATATTTGAGGTCTTTGCCGCTTCAAAAGTATTAATGTGAAAGTAATGATATAAAAGACCATAAAGCGTTGCAAGGACCACAACCAAAGATAAAGGCTTAAAATGATGAACTCTTTTTCCTTCGATAAATTCTCGGATAGAATGCCCAGGTCTGGTAAATAATTGTTTCAAAGAATACAAAATGCCTTTATCAAAATGCAATAAACCATGCTGAATATCATGCCATAAAAAATGAGCATTAATTTTGTGCGTTTCTGCAGTCTGACCGCAGTTGTTGCAATAATGACCTTTAAAAATCTGATGACAATTTTTGCAAATGATTTCCATTAGAGCTCGGTATTGATTTTATAAA
It encodes:
- a CDS encoding DUF3667 domain-containing protein encodes the protein MEIICKNCHQIFKGHYCNNCGQTAETHKINAHFLWHDIQHGLLHFDKGILYSLKQLFTRPGHSIREFIEGKRVHHFKPLSLVVVLATLYGLLYHYFHINTFEAAKTSNIDSDYINEWFATHFSWVTVGSIPIYTIGTYLVFRKQGYNFVELFVLNTFKAAQRISVQLVTMPVLIFLNHTSHIAQYNNVMYVIGIILIFWTNMQFFNKMSKIKAFFLTLLSHLIFLICFFLITAIVLLLFGKL